The proteins below are encoded in one region of Rana temporaria chromosome 2, aRanTem1.1, whole genome shotgun sequence:
- the LOC120929675 gene encoding protocadherin-9 isoform X4, translated as MDLREFYLLAALIACLRLDSAIAQELIYTIREELPENVPIGNIPKDLNISHINAATGTSNSLVYRLVSKAGDSPLVKVSSTTGEIFTTSTRIDREKLCAGSSYAEENECFFELEVVILPNDFFRLIKIKIIVTDTNDNAPMFPSTVINISIPENTLINSRFPIPSAVDPDTGFNGVQHYGLLNGQSVFGLDIVETPEGEKWPQLIVQQVLDREQKDTYVMKIKVEDGGNPQKSSTAILQVTVSDVNDNKPVFKESQIEVHIPENAPIGTSVVQLHATDADIGSNAEIKYIYGAQVTSATKRLFALNNTTGLITVQRLLDREDTANHKLTVLATDGSSTPARATVTINVTDVNDNPPNIDLRYIISPINGTVYLSEKDPINTKIALITVSDKDTDVNSKVICFIEREVPFHLKAVYDNQYLLETSSLLDYEGTKEFSFKIVAADTGKPSLNQTALVRVELEDENDNPPIFTQPVIELSVSENNRRGLYLTTISATDEDSGKNSDIVYQLGPNASFFDLDRKTGVLTASRVFDREEQERFIFTVTARDNGTPPLQSQAAVIVTVLDENDNSPKFTHNHFQFFVSENLPKYSTVGVITATDSDAGEYKAVTLSILNDNENFVLDPYSGLIKSNVSFDREQQGSYTFDVKAVDGGQNPRSSTAKVTINIMDANDNSPVVISPPSNTSFKLVPLSAIPGSVVAEVFAVDVDTGMNAELKYTIVSGNNKGLFRIDPVTGNITLEEKPSAADVGLHRLVVNISDLGYPKPLHTLVLVFLYVNETAGNASYIHDLIRRTMETPLDRNIGDSSQPYQNEDYLTIMIAIVAGAMVVIVVIFVTVLVRCRHASRFKAAQRSKQGAEWMSPNQESKQNKKKKRKKRKSPKSSLLNFVTIEESKPDDTVHEPINGTISLPAELEEQGIGRFDWGTAPPTTFKPNSPDLAKHYKSASPQSAFHLKADTPVSVKKHHVIQELPLDNTFVGGCDTLSKRSSTSSDHFSASECSSQGGFKTKGPLHTRQMM; from the coding sequence ATGGACCTAAGGGAATTTTACCTGTTGGCTGCTCTTATTGCCTGCTTAAGGCTGGATTCTGCAATTGCCCAAGAACTTATTTATACTATAAGAGAGGAACTGCCTGAAAATGTACCGATTGGAAACATACCAAAGGACCTAAATATCTCACATATCAATGCTGCAACTGGAACCAGTAACAGCCTGGTCTATAGACTGGTTTCTAAAGCTGGCGACTCTCCTTTGGTCAAGGTGTCCAGCACAACTGGGGAGATCTTCACCACCTCCACCAGAATAGACCGAGAAAAACTCTGTGCTGGATCATCTTATGCTGAGGAAAATGAATGTTTCTTTGAACTTGAAGTAGTCATCCTTCCCAATGACTTTTTCAGGCTTATTAAGATCAAAATAATTGTCACAGATACCAATGATAACGCACCTATGTTTCCTTCAACTGTGATCAACATTTCCATTCCAGAAAACACACTTATAAACAGCCGGTTCCCTATTCCATCAGCAGTTGACCCTGACACAGGTTTCAATGGAGTTCAGCACTATGGGCTTTTAAATGGACAGAGTGTCTTTGGACTGGACATTGTCGAGACACCAGAAGGGGAGAAATGGCCACAGCTCATAGTGCAGCAGGTCTTGGACAGAGAGCAGAAAGACACTTATGTGATGAAAATCAAAGTGGAGGATGGTGGAAACCCTCAGAAATCCAGCACTGCTATCCTGCAAGTCACAGTAAGTGATGTGAATGACAACAAACCAGTGTTCAAAGAAAGTCAGATAGAAGTTCATATCCCTGAGAACGCTCCCATAGGGACCTCTGTAGTACAGTTACATGCAACAGATGCAGACATAGGGAGCAATGCTGAGATCAAATATATCTATGGTGCCCAAGTGACATCTGCTACCAAAAGACTTTTTGCTTTAAATAATACTACTGGATTAATTACAGTACAGAGACTGCTGGACAGGGAAGACACCGCAAATCACAAGTTAACTGTCCTAGCCACAGATGGCAGCTCCACACCTGCAAGGGCAACCGTAACTATTAACGTGACTGATGTAAATGACAACCCACCTAATATTGATCTCAGGTATATTATAAGCCCTATTAATGGTACCGTGTATTTATCAGAGAAGGACCCTATAAACACAAAAATAGCCCTGATCACAGTGTCCGATAAAGACACGGATGTCAACAGCAAGGTCATTTGCTTCATTGAAAGAGAAGTACCTTTTCACCTAAAAGCCGTCTATGATAACCAGTATTTGCTAGAAACTTCTTCCTTGTTGGACTATGAGGGCACCAAAGAATTCAGTTTTAAGATAGTTGCCGCAGACACCGGAAAACCAAGCCTCAACCAGACTGCCTTGGTGAGAGTGGAATTGGAGGATGAGAATGACAATCCTCCAATTTTTACCCAACCCGTAATTGAGTTATCAGTGTCTGAAAACAACCGCAGAGGTCTCTACTTAACCACTATCAGTGCCACAGATGAAGACAGTGGGAAGAATTCAGACATTGTTTATCAGCTCGGCCCTAATGCTTCATTTTTTGATCTGGACCGGAAAACAGGAGTTTTGACAGCCTCTAGAGTTTTTGACAGAGAGGAGCAAGAACGTTTTATTTTTACTGTCACAGCCAGAGACAATGGCACTCCTCCACTGCAGAGCCAAGCAGCTGTGATAGTGACTGTGTTGGATGAAAATGACAACAGTCCCAAGTTTACACATAACCACTTTCAGTTCTTTGTATCTGAGAACCTTCCAAAATACAGCACAGTGGGTGTTATCACAGCAACAGATTCGGATGCAGGAGAATACAAAGCTGTAACACTTTCAATACTTAATGACAATGAAAATTTTGTCCTTGATCCATATTCCGGCTTGATTAAGTCCAATGTGTCCTTTGACAGAGAGCAACAAGGTTCATACACATTTGATGTCAAAGCTGTAGATGGAGGGCAAAATCCACGCTCCTCTACTGCAAAAGTAACAATCAATATAATGGATGCTAATGATAATAGCCCTGTAGTTATCTCCCCTCCATCCAATACATCATTTAAGCTGGTGCCTCTATCAGCCATTCCTGGCTCAGTTGTTGCAGAAGTTTTTGCTGTGGATGTTGACACTGGGATGAATGCCGAACTGAAATATACAATTGTCAGTGGAAATAACAAAGGTCTGTTTCGAATCGACCCTGTAACAGGTAATATTACTTTAGAAGAGAAACCATCTGCAGCAGACGTGGGCCTGCACCGCCTAGTGGTAAATATCAGTGACTTGGGATACCCTAAACCGTTACACACGCTGGTACTGGTATTCCTATATGTCAACGAGACAGCTGGGAATGCTTCCTACATTCATGATTTAATTCGCAGGACTATGGAAACTCCATTAGACAGAAACATTGGAGACAGCAGTCAACCCTACCAAAACGAGGATTATCTTACTATAATGATCGCCATTGTGGCAGGTGCCATGGTGGTCATCGTTGTCATTTTTGTGACGGTTCTGGTTCGATGTCGGCATGCATCAAGATTTAAAGCTGCCCAGAGGAGCAAACAAGGGGCAGAGTGGATGTCACCAAACCAGGAGAGcaagcagaataaaaaaaagaaaaggaagaaacgAAAATCTCCTAAAAGTTCTCTTCTGAATTTTGTCACCATTGAGGAATCTAAACCTGATGACACTGTACATGAACCTATCAATGGGACTATTAGTCTTCCAGCTGAGCTGGAGGAACAAGGGATTGGACGCTTTGATTGGGGCACTGCTCCCCCAACAACCTTCAAACCTAACAGCCCTGACCTAGCTAAGCATTACAAGTCTGCCTCTCCGCAGTCTGCTTTTCATCTTAAAGCAGATACTCCAGTGTCAGTGAAAAAACATCATGTCATTCAGGAACTCCCTTTGGACAACACCTTTGTTGGGGGCTGTGACACCCTTTCCAAACGCTCTTCCACTAGTTCAGATCACTTCAGTGCCTCAGAGTGCAGTTCCCAGGGAGGCTTCAAGACAAAAGGTCCTTTACACACCAGACAG
- the LOC120929675 gene encoding protocadherin-9 isoform X3 has product MDLREFYLLAALIACLRLDSAIAQELIYTIREELPENVPIGNIPKDLNISHINAATGTSNSLVYRLVSKAGDSPLVKVSSTTGEIFTTSTRIDREKLCAGSSYAEENECFFELEVVILPNDFFRLIKIKIIVTDTNDNAPMFPSTVINISIPENTLINSRFPIPSAVDPDTGFNGVQHYGLLNGQSVFGLDIVETPEGEKWPQLIVQQVLDREQKDTYVMKIKVEDGGNPQKSSTAILQVTVSDVNDNKPVFKESQIEVHIPENAPIGTSVVQLHATDADIGSNAEIKYIYGAQVTSATKRLFALNNTTGLITVQRLLDREDTANHKLTVLATDGSSTPARATVTINVTDVNDNPPNIDLRYIISPINGTVYLSEKDPINTKIALITVSDKDTDVNSKVICFIEREVPFHLKAVYDNQYLLETSSLLDYEGTKEFSFKIVAADTGKPSLNQTALVRVELEDENDNPPIFTQPVIELSVSENNRRGLYLTTISATDEDSGKNSDIVYQLGPNASFFDLDRKTGVLTASRVFDREEQERFIFTVTARDNGTPPLQSQAAVIVTVLDENDNSPKFTHNHFQFFVSENLPKYSTVGVITATDSDAGEYKAVTLSILNDNENFVLDPYSGLIKSNVSFDREQQGSYTFDVKAVDGGQNPRSSTAKVTINIMDANDNSPVVISPPSNTSFKLVPLSAIPGSVVAEVFAVDVDTGMNAELKYTIVSGNNKGLFRIDPVTGNITLEEKPSAADVGLHRLVVNISDLGYPKPLHTLVLVFLYVNETAGNASYIHDLIRRTMETPLDRNIGDSSQPYQNEDYLTIMIAIVAGAMVVIVVIFVTVLVRCRHASRFKAAQRSKQGAEWMSPNQESKQNKKKKRKKRKSPKSSLLNFVTIEESKPDDTVHEPINGTISLPAELEEQGIGRFDWGTAPPTTFKPNSPDLAKHYKSASPQSAFHLKADTPVSVKKHHVIQELPLDNTFVGGCDTLSKRSSTSSDHFSASECSSQGGFKTKGPLHTRQVRFNECPDVLQHVSGWS; this is encoded by the coding sequence ATGGACCTAAGGGAATTTTACCTGTTGGCTGCTCTTATTGCCTGCTTAAGGCTGGATTCTGCAATTGCCCAAGAACTTATTTATACTATAAGAGAGGAACTGCCTGAAAATGTACCGATTGGAAACATACCAAAGGACCTAAATATCTCACATATCAATGCTGCAACTGGAACCAGTAACAGCCTGGTCTATAGACTGGTTTCTAAAGCTGGCGACTCTCCTTTGGTCAAGGTGTCCAGCACAACTGGGGAGATCTTCACCACCTCCACCAGAATAGACCGAGAAAAACTCTGTGCTGGATCATCTTATGCTGAGGAAAATGAATGTTTCTTTGAACTTGAAGTAGTCATCCTTCCCAATGACTTTTTCAGGCTTATTAAGATCAAAATAATTGTCACAGATACCAATGATAACGCACCTATGTTTCCTTCAACTGTGATCAACATTTCCATTCCAGAAAACACACTTATAAACAGCCGGTTCCCTATTCCATCAGCAGTTGACCCTGACACAGGTTTCAATGGAGTTCAGCACTATGGGCTTTTAAATGGACAGAGTGTCTTTGGACTGGACATTGTCGAGACACCAGAAGGGGAGAAATGGCCACAGCTCATAGTGCAGCAGGTCTTGGACAGAGAGCAGAAAGACACTTATGTGATGAAAATCAAAGTGGAGGATGGTGGAAACCCTCAGAAATCCAGCACTGCTATCCTGCAAGTCACAGTAAGTGATGTGAATGACAACAAACCAGTGTTCAAAGAAAGTCAGATAGAAGTTCATATCCCTGAGAACGCTCCCATAGGGACCTCTGTAGTACAGTTACATGCAACAGATGCAGACATAGGGAGCAATGCTGAGATCAAATATATCTATGGTGCCCAAGTGACATCTGCTACCAAAAGACTTTTTGCTTTAAATAATACTACTGGATTAATTACAGTACAGAGACTGCTGGACAGGGAAGACACCGCAAATCACAAGTTAACTGTCCTAGCCACAGATGGCAGCTCCACACCTGCAAGGGCAACCGTAACTATTAACGTGACTGATGTAAATGACAACCCACCTAATATTGATCTCAGGTATATTATAAGCCCTATTAATGGTACCGTGTATTTATCAGAGAAGGACCCTATAAACACAAAAATAGCCCTGATCACAGTGTCCGATAAAGACACGGATGTCAACAGCAAGGTCATTTGCTTCATTGAAAGAGAAGTACCTTTTCACCTAAAAGCCGTCTATGATAACCAGTATTTGCTAGAAACTTCTTCCTTGTTGGACTATGAGGGCACCAAAGAATTCAGTTTTAAGATAGTTGCCGCAGACACCGGAAAACCAAGCCTCAACCAGACTGCCTTGGTGAGAGTGGAATTGGAGGATGAGAATGACAATCCTCCAATTTTTACCCAACCCGTAATTGAGTTATCAGTGTCTGAAAACAACCGCAGAGGTCTCTACTTAACCACTATCAGTGCCACAGATGAAGACAGTGGGAAGAATTCAGACATTGTTTATCAGCTCGGCCCTAATGCTTCATTTTTTGATCTGGACCGGAAAACAGGAGTTTTGACAGCCTCTAGAGTTTTTGACAGAGAGGAGCAAGAACGTTTTATTTTTACTGTCACAGCCAGAGACAATGGCACTCCTCCACTGCAGAGCCAAGCAGCTGTGATAGTGACTGTGTTGGATGAAAATGACAACAGTCCCAAGTTTACACATAACCACTTTCAGTTCTTTGTATCTGAGAACCTTCCAAAATACAGCACAGTGGGTGTTATCACAGCAACAGATTCGGATGCAGGAGAATACAAAGCTGTAACACTTTCAATACTTAATGACAATGAAAATTTTGTCCTTGATCCATATTCCGGCTTGATTAAGTCCAATGTGTCCTTTGACAGAGAGCAACAAGGTTCATACACATTTGATGTCAAAGCTGTAGATGGAGGGCAAAATCCACGCTCCTCTACTGCAAAAGTAACAATCAATATAATGGATGCTAATGATAATAGCCCTGTAGTTATCTCCCCTCCATCCAATACATCATTTAAGCTGGTGCCTCTATCAGCCATTCCTGGCTCAGTTGTTGCAGAAGTTTTTGCTGTGGATGTTGACACTGGGATGAATGCCGAACTGAAATATACAATTGTCAGTGGAAATAACAAAGGTCTGTTTCGAATCGACCCTGTAACAGGTAATATTACTTTAGAAGAGAAACCATCTGCAGCAGACGTGGGCCTGCACCGCCTAGTGGTAAATATCAGTGACTTGGGATACCCTAAACCGTTACACACGCTGGTACTGGTATTCCTATATGTCAACGAGACAGCTGGGAATGCTTCCTACATTCATGATTTAATTCGCAGGACTATGGAAACTCCATTAGACAGAAACATTGGAGACAGCAGTCAACCCTACCAAAACGAGGATTATCTTACTATAATGATCGCCATTGTGGCAGGTGCCATGGTGGTCATCGTTGTCATTTTTGTGACGGTTCTGGTTCGATGTCGGCATGCATCAAGATTTAAAGCTGCCCAGAGGAGCAAACAAGGGGCAGAGTGGATGTCACCAAACCAGGAGAGcaagcagaataaaaaaaagaaaaggaagaaacgAAAATCTCCTAAAAGTTCTCTTCTGAATTTTGTCACCATTGAGGAATCTAAACCTGATGACACTGTACATGAACCTATCAATGGGACTATTAGTCTTCCAGCTGAGCTGGAGGAACAAGGGATTGGACGCTTTGATTGGGGCACTGCTCCCCCAACAACCTTCAAACCTAACAGCCCTGACCTAGCTAAGCATTACAAGTCTGCCTCTCCGCAGTCTGCTTTTCATCTTAAAGCAGATACTCCAGTGTCAGTGAAAAAACATCATGTCATTCAGGAACTCCCTTTGGACAACACCTTTGTTGGGGGCTGTGACACCCTTTCCAAACGCTCTTCCACTAGTTCAGATCACTTCAGTGCCTCAGAGTGCAGTTCCCAGGGAGGCTTCAAGACAAAAGGTCCTTTACACACCAGACAG
- the LOC120929675 gene encoding protocadherin-9 isoform X2: MDLREFYLLAALIACLRLDSAIAQELIYTIREELPENVPIGNIPKDLNISHINAATGTSNSLVYRLVSKAGDSPLVKVSSTTGEIFTTSTRIDREKLCAGSSYAEENECFFELEVVILPNDFFRLIKIKIIVTDTNDNAPMFPSTVINISIPENTLINSRFPIPSAVDPDTGFNGVQHYGLLNGQSVFGLDIVETPEGEKWPQLIVQQVLDREQKDTYVMKIKVEDGGNPQKSSTAILQVTVSDVNDNKPVFKESQIEVHIPENAPIGTSVVQLHATDADIGSNAEIKYIYGAQVTSATKRLFALNNTTGLITVQRLLDREDTANHKLTVLATDGSSTPARATVTINVTDVNDNPPNIDLRYIISPINGTVYLSEKDPINTKIALITVSDKDTDVNSKVICFIEREVPFHLKAVYDNQYLLETSSLLDYEGTKEFSFKIVAADTGKPSLNQTALVRVELEDENDNPPIFTQPVIELSVSENNRRGLYLTTISATDEDSGKNSDIVYQLGPNASFFDLDRKTGVLTASRVFDREEQERFIFTVTARDNGTPPLQSQAAVIVTVLDENDNSPKFTHNHFQFFVSENLPKYSTVGVITATDSDAGEYKAVTLSILNDNENFVLDPYSGLIKSNVSFDREQQGSYTFDVKAVDGGQNPRSSTAKVTINIMDANDNSPVVISPPSNTSFKLVPLSAIPGSVVAEVFAVDVDTGMNAELKYTIVSGNNKGLFRIDPVTGNITLEEKPSAADVGLHRLVVNISDLGYPKPLHTLVLVFLYVNETAGNASYIHDLIRRTMETPLDRNIGDSSQPYQNEDYLTIMIAIVAGAMVVIVVIFVTVLVRCRHASRFKAAQRSKQGAEWMSPNQESKQNKKKKRKKRKSPKSSLLNFVTIEESKPDDTVHEPINGTISLPAELEEQGIGRFDWGTAPPTTFKPNSPDLAKHYKSASPQSAFHLKADTPVSVKKHHVIQELPLDNTFVGGCDTLSKRSSTSSDHFSASECSSQGGFKTKGPLHTRQKMAIGDAGIIMDKSESVVTRQVSTALVPHLFSEKDSKNHHTL; encoded by the coding sequence ATGGACCTAAGGGAATTTTACCTGTTGGCTGCTCTTATTGCCTGCTTAAGGCTGGATTCTGCAATTGCCCAAGAACTTATTTATACTATAAGAGAGGAACTGCCTGAAAATGTACCGATTGGAAACATACCAAAGGACCTAAATATCTCACATATCAATGCTGCAACTGGAACCAGTAACAGCCTGGTCTATAGACTGGTTTCTAAAGCTGGCGACTCTCCTTTGGTCAAGGTGTCCAGCACAACTGGGGAGATCTTCACCACCTCCACCAGAATAGACCGAGAAAAACTCTGTGCTGGATCATCTTATGCTGAGGAAAATGAATGTTTCTTTGAACTTGAAGTAGTCATCCTTCCCAATGACTTTTTCAGGCTTATTAAGATCAAAATAATTGTCACAGATACCAATGATAACGCACCTATGTTTCCTTCAACTGTGATCAACATTTCCATTCCAGAAAACACACTTATAAACAGCCGGTTCCCTATTCCATCAGCAGTTGACCCTGACACAGGTTTCAATGGAGTTCAGCACTATGGGCTTTTAAATGGACAGAGTGTCTTTGGACTGGACATTGTCGAGACACCAGAAGGGGAGAAATGGCCACAGCTCATAGTGCAGCAGGTCTTGGACAGAGAGCAGAAAGACACTTATGTGATGAAAATCAAAGTGGAGGATGGTGGAAACCCTCAGAAATCCAGCACTGCTATCCTGCAAGTCACAGTAAGTGATGTGAATGACAACAAACCAGTGTTCAAAGAAAGTCAGATAGAAGTTCATATCCCTGAGAACGCTCCCATAGGGACCTCTGTAGTACAGTTACATGCAACAGATGCAGACATAGGGAGCAATGCTGAGATCAAATATATCTATGGTGCCCAAGTGACATCTGCTACCAAAAGACTTTTTGCTTTAAATAATACTACTGGATTAATTACAGTACAGAGACTGCTGGACAGGGAAGACACCGCAAATCACAAGTTAACTGTCCTAGCCACAGATGGCAGCTCCACACCTGCAAGGGCAACCGTAACTATTAACGTGACTGATGTAAATGACAACCCACCTAATATTGATCTCAGGTATATTATAAGCCCTATTAATGGTACCGTGTATTTATCAGAGAAGGACCCTATAAACACAAAAATAGCCCTGATCACAGTGTCCGATAAAGACACGGATGTCAACAGCAAGGTCATTTGCTTCATTGAAAGAGAAGTACCTTTTCACCTAAAAGCCGTCTATGATAACCAGTATTTGCTAGAAACTTCTTCCTTGTTGGACTATGAGGGCACCAAAGAATTCAGTTTTAAGATAGTTGCCGCAGACACCGGAAAACCAAGCCTCAACCAGACTGCCTTGGTGAGAGTGGAATTGGAGGATGAGAATGACAATCCTCCAATTTTTACCCAACCCGTAATTGAGTTATCAGTGTCTGAAAACAACCGCAGAGGTCTCTACTTAACCACTATCAGTGCCACAGATGAAGACAGTGGGAAGAATTCAGACATTGTTTATCAGCTCGGCCCTAATGCTTCATTTTTTGATCTGGACCGGAAAACAGGAGTTTTGACAGCCTCTAGAGTTTTTGACAGAGAGGAGCAAGAACGTTTTATTTTTACTGTCACAGCCAGAGACAATGGCACTCCTCCACTGCAGAGCCAAGCAGCTGTGATAGTGACTGTGTTGGATGAAAATGACAACAGTCCCAAGTTTACACATAACCACTTTCAGTTCTTTGTATCTGAGAACCTTCCAAAATACAGCACAGTGGGTGTTATCACAGCAACAGATTCGGATGCAGGAGAATACAAAGCTGTAACACTTTCAATACTTAATGACAATGAAAATTTTGTCCTTGATCCATATTCCGGCTTGATTAAGTCCAATGTGTCCTTTGACAGAGAGCAACAAGGTTCATACACATTTGATGTCAAAGCTGTAGATGGAGGGCAAAATCCACGCTCCTCTACTGCAAAAGTAACAATCAATATAATGGATGCTAATGATAATAGCCCTGTAGTTATCTCCCCTCCATCCAATACATCATTTAAGCTGGTGCCTCTATCAGCCATTCCTGGCTCAGTTGTTGCAGAAGTTTTTGCTGTGGATGTTGACACTGGGATGAATGCCGAACTGAAATATACAATTGTCAGTGGAAATAACAAAGGTCTGTTTCGAATCGACCCTGTAACAGGTAATATTACTTTAGAAGAGAAACCATCTGCAGCAGACGTGGGCCTGCACCGCCTAGTGGTAAATATCAGTGACTTGGGATACCCTAAACCGTTACACACGCTGGTACTGGTATTCCTATATGTCAACGAGACAGCTGGGAATGCTTCCTACATTCATGATTTAATTCGCAGGACTATGGAAACTCCATTAGACAGAAACATTGGAGACAGCAGTCAACCCTACCAAAACGAGGATTATCTTACTATAATGATCGCCATTGTGGCAGGTGCCATGGTGGTCATCGTTGTCATTTTTGTGACGGTTCTGGTTCGATGTCGGCATGCATCAAGATTTAAAGCTGCCCAGAGGAGCAAACAAGGGGCAGAGTGGATGTCACCAAACCAGGAGAGcaagcagaataaaaaaaagaaaaggaagaaacgAAAATCTCCTAAAAGTTCTCTTCTGAATTTTGTCACCATTGAGGAATCTAAACCTGATGACACTGTACATGAACCTATCAATGGGACTATTAGTCTTCCAGCTGAGCTGGAGGAACAAGGGATTGGACGCTTTGATTGGGGCACTGCTCCCCCAACAACCTTCAAACCTAACAGCCCTGACCTAGCTAAGCATTACAAGTCTGCCTCTCCGCAGTCTGCTTTTCATCTTAAAGCAGATACTCCAGTGTCAGTGAAAAAACATCATGTCATTCAGGAACTCCCTTTGGACAACACCTTTGTTGGGGGCTGTGACACCCTTTCCAAACGCTCTTCCACTAGTTCAGATCACTTCAGTGCCTCAGAGTGCAGTTCCCAGGGAGGCTTCAAGACAAAAGGTCCTTTACACACCAGACAG